A genomic window from Nocardioides jiangxiensis includes:
- the hemE gene encoding uroporphyrinogen decarboxylase, which produces MTPTTSATPANPAYDSAFLRAARGESVPHTPVWFMRQAGRSLPEYLKVREGIGMLESCMDADLITEITLQPVRRYGVDAAIFFSDIVLPLKAVGVDLDIKPGVGPVVAKPVRTLADVEAIPDLAPEHLPFITQAVQNLVAELGTTPLIGFAGAPFTVASYLVEGGPSREYAKTKAMMFGAPEVWDALMQKIAQISAGFLEVQVAAGASAVQLFDSWAGAVNRDDYVSFVQPYSARVLAQIGETGVPRIHFGVNSGELLDLMGDAGADVVGVDWRVKFEDGIKRIGPDRGVQGNLDNTLVFAPDEVMFARAAEVIEAGKAAKGHIFNLGHGVIPSTNPDQLAKLTDFVHAYPRG; this is translated from the coding sequence GTGACCCCCACGACTTCCGCCACGCCCGCGAACCCGGCGTACGACTCCGCTTTCCTCCGGGCCGCCCGCGGTGAGTCCGTGCCGCACACGCCGGTCTGGTTCATGCGGCAGGCGGGTCGCTCGCTGCCGGAGTACCTCAAGGTCCGTGAGGGCATCGGGATGCTCGAGTCCTGCATGGACGCGGACCTGATCACCGAGATCACCCTCCAGCCGGTCCGTCGCTACGGCGTCGACGCGGCCATCTTCTTCTCCGACATCGTCCTGCCGCTCAAGGCCGTCGGCGTCGACCTCGACATCAAGCCGGGCGTCGGCCCGGTCGTCGCGAAGCCGGTGCGCACCCTTGCCGACGTCGAGGCGATCCCGGACCTCGCGCCGGAGCACCTGCCGTTCATCACGCAGGCAGTGCAGAACCTCGTCGCCGAGCTCGGCACGACCCCGCTGATCGGCTTCGCCGGCGCGCCGTTCACCGTGGCGAGCTACCTGGTCGAGGGCGGTCCGTCGCGGGAGTACGCGAAGACCAAGGCGATGATGTTCGGCGCCCCCGAGGTGTGGGACGCCCTGATGCAGAAGATCGCCCAGATCTCCGCCGGCTTCCTCGAGGTGCAGGTAGCGGCCGGCGCCTCGGCCGTGCAGCTCTTCGATTCCTGGGCCGGTGCCGTCAACCGTGACGACTACGTCAGCTTCGTGCAGCCCTACTCGGCGCGTGTGCTCGCCCAGATCGGCGAGACCGGTGTGCCGAGGATCCACTTCGGCGTGAACTCCGGGGAGCTGCTCGACCTGATGGGCGACGCGGGCGCGGATGTCGTCGGCGTCGACTGGCGCGTGAAGTTCGAGGACGGCATCAAGCGGATCGGCCCGGACCGCGGCGTCCAGGGCAACCTCGACAACACGCTGGTCTTCGCGCCCGACGAGGTGATGTTCGCCCGGGCCGCCGAGGTGATCGAGGCCGGCAAGGCGGCGAAGGGCCACATCTTCAACCTCGGCCACGGCGTCATCCCGTCGACCAACCCGGACCAGCTGGCGAAGCTGACCGACTTCGTCCACGCGTACCCGCGGGGCTGA
- a CDS encoding DUF3000 domain-containing protein: MVVRQETPPTQGAPLQPEEFRLAVASMRSAKLRSEVFCEDMPAPQRIAPYAAALSADVTVDEEDLGTGRIILLHDPAGNDAWDGTYRCVAYARAEIDPTMITDPLLAEVGWAWLTEALEAHGASFHAASGTVTRVATESFGGMAEDEGSAQLEIRASWTPDTLDIASHVEAWAELLCTAVGLEPVPEGVTAMPSRRGQR, translated from the coding sequence ATGGTCGTCCGTCAGGAGACGCCCCCGACGCAGGGCGCGCCACTTCAGCCCGAGGAGTTCCGGCTCGCCGTGGCGAGCATGCGGTCCGCGAAGCTGCGCAGCGAGGTCTTCTGCGAGGACATGCCGGCGCCGCAGCGGATCGCGCCGTACGCCGCCGCGCTGAGTGCCGACGTGACCGTCGACGAGGAGGACCTCGGCACCGGCCGGATCATCCTGCTGCACGATCCGGCGGGCAACGACGCCTGGGACGGCACCTACCGCTGCGTCGCCTACGCGCGCGCCGAGATCGACCCGACGATGATCACCGACCCCCTGCTGGCCGAGGTCGGCTGGGCCTGGCTGACCGAGGCACTGGAGGCCCACGGGGCGTCGTTCCACGCCGCGTCGGGCACGGTGACGCGGGTCGCCACCGAGAGCTTCGGCGGCATGGCCGAGGACGAGGGGTCGGCGCAGCTCGAGATCCGTGCGTCCTGGACCCCCGACACGCTCGACATCGCCTCCCATGTCGAGGCCTGGGCCGAGCTGCTCTGCACCGCCGTCGGCCTGGAACCGGTCCCCGAGGGCGTCACCGCCATGCCGAGTCGACGAGGGCAGCGCTGA
- a CDS encoding ABC transporter substrate-binding protein has protein sequence MRRSVLVAATTVVATVVAGCSSDASPQPTPSATSASGTPTGAPTKISFLAYGAPAEVKAYRAMVQSYNVANPDVKVSLVEVASADAAVRRLQAGHVPDVFLMSRRDLSAVVEAGLNQHIDELLDSRGVDFTDDYKRDSIRAFSHDEHLECMPYGISPMVMYYNTNLVDFSEMQEEKLPAPTSHATWTWDQFAAAAKFGSRYGAKGVYIDPSLLGIAPFVYSGGGSLFDDDREPSRLDLESGSSLDALTKAMELLRQGAVTPTPRQLRSSSALQMFKDGKLAMIAGFRTLTPELRKTPGLSFDVMPMPALPDDRTVGDASGLCISAKAVNTSAAADFVVHAIGKDAVSQVAAAGYMVPTNTAVSESDAFLQKDRMPAHAYVFNRSVKDIVTLPLIDGWPALEKAVHSDIYQLFYNRVIDIEGLAKKIDEESKAVLSPPAPSTSPTPTASATS, from the coding sequence GTGAGGCGTTCGGTTCTGGTGGCTGCGACGACGGTCGTCGCCACGGTCGTTGCCGGTTGTTCCTCTGACGCGTCGCCGCAGCCGACGCCGTCCGCGACGAGTGCCAGCGGCACCCCGACGGGTGCACCGACGAAGATCTCCTTCCTCGCCTACGGCGCCCCCGCGGAGGTAAAGGCCTACCGCGCGATGGTGCAGAGCTACAACGTCGCGAACCCCGACGTGAAGGTGAGCCTGGTCGAGGTCGCCAGTGCGGATGCCGCCGTGCGGCGGCTGCAGGCGGGCCACGTCCCCGACGTCTTCCTGATGTCGCGGCGCGACCTGAGCGCCGTCGTCGAGGCCGGGCTCAACCAGCACATCGACGAGCTCCTCGACTCGCGCGGAGTCGACTTCACCGATGACTACAAGCGCGACAGCATCCGGGCCTTCTCCCACGACGAGCACCTCGAGTGCATGCCGTACGGCATCTCGCCGATGGTCATGTACTACAACACCAACCTCGTCGACTTCTCCGAGATGCAGGAGGAGAAGCTGCCGGCGCCCACGAGCCACGCGACCTGGACGTGGGACCAGTTCGCCGCGGCGGCGAAGTTCGGCAGCCGCTACGGGGCGAAGGGCGTCTACATCGACCCCTCGCTGCTCGGCATCGCACCGTTCGTGTACTCCGGCGGCGGTTCGCTCTTCGACGATGACCGCGAGCCGTCGCGCCTCGACCTCGAGTCGGGCAGCAGCCTCGATGCGCTGACCAAGGCGATGGAGCTGCTGCGCCAGGGTGCGGTCACGCCGACGCCGCGCCAGCTGCGTTCCTCCAGCGCCCTGCAGATGTTCAAGGACGGCAAGCTCGCGATGATCGCCGGCTTCCGCACCCTGACGCCCGAGCTGCGCAAGACCCCGGGCCTCAGCTTCGACGTGATGCCGATGCCGGCCCTGCCCGACGACCGCACGGTCGGCGACGCGAGTGGCCTGTGCATCTCGGCGAAGGCGGTCAACACCAGCGCTGCGGCCGACTTCGTCGTCCACGCCATCGGCAAGGACGCGGTCAGCCAGGTGGCTGCCGCCGGCTACATGGTCCCGACCAACACCGCGGTCTCCGAGTCCGACGCGTTCCTGCAGAAGGACCGGATGCCGGCGCACGCCTACGTCTTCAACCGCTCGGTCAAGGACATCGTGACCCTGCCGCTGATCGACGGCTGGCCGGCGCTCGAGAAGGCCGTCCACAGCGACATCTACCAGCTCTTCTACAACCGCGTGATCGACATCGAGGGGCTGGCGAAGAAGATCGACGAGGAGTCGAAGGCAGTCCTGTCGCCTCCGGCGCCGTCGACCTCGCCGACGCCCACGGCATCCGCGACCAGCTGA
- a CDS encoding HRDC domain-containing protein codes for MTDSEPTTGTPGADDEIVEAAPAPLLTLRDGLTPVIETDEALTAYAAALAAGTGPVAIDAERASGYRYSARAYLVQLRREGAGTALVDPIGLDMAPLIAALEGTEWILHAATQDLACLAEIGLRPASLFDTELAGRLLGYPRVGLATLVEELLGQRMRKEHSAADWSKRPLPESWLEYAALDVEVLVELRALMATALEEAGKAEWARQEFEHLLGFTPTVRVDPWRRTSQMHRVRSRHGLAAVKLLWEARNEIAAERDVTPGKIIPDSAIVEAAIAMPHDRAALLAIKGFHGRGAERYSTRWVAAIREAAALPESALPPRTLRGDGPPVPRAWAEKDPVAARRLAIARDAITALGEKVNTPVEQLLTPDFLRRLLWTPPRTRQPEELLDAVGEQLAAYGARPWQVELTAPLLRDAIIAGDVEPPA; via the coding sequence GTGACTGACTCCGAGCCCACCACGGGCACCCCCGGCGCCGATGACGAGATCGTCGAGGCCGCACCAGCTCCCCTGCTGACGCTGCGCGACGGCCTCACCCCGGTCATCGAGACCGATGAGGCGCTGACCGCCTACGCCGCCGCGCTCGCCGCCGGCACCGGGCCGGTCGCGATCGACGCCGAACGCGCCTCCGGCTACCGCTACTCCGCGCGCGCCTACCTGGTGCAGCTGCGCCGGGAGGGGGCCGGCACCGCCCTGGTCGACCCGATCGGCCTCGACATGGCGCCACTCATCGCCGCGCTCGAGGGCACCGAGTGGATCCTGCACGCGGCGACACAGGACCTCGCCTGTCTCGCGGAGATCGGCCTCCGCCCGGCATCGCTCTTCGACACCGAGCTCGCCGGTCGCCTCCTCGGCTACCCGCGCGTCGGCCTGGCCACCCTGGTGGAGGAGCTGCTCGGCCAGCGCATGCGCAAGGAGCACTCGGCCGCCGACTGGTCGAAGCGCCCCCTGCCCGAGTCCTGGCTCGAGTACGCCGCCCTCGACGTCGAGGTCCTCGTCGAGCTGCGCGCCCTCATGGCCACTGCCCTCGAGGAGGCCGGCAAGGCGGAGTGGGCACGCCAGGAGTTCGAGCACCTGCTCGGCTTCACCCCGACCGTGCGCGTCGACCCGTGGCGCCGCACGTCGCAGATGCACCGGGTCCGGAGCCGCCACGGCCTGGCCGCGGTCAAGCTGCTCTGGGAGGCGCGCAACGAGATCGCCGCCGAGCGGGACGTGACCCCCGGCAAGATCATCCCCGACTCCGCGATCGTCGAGGCCGCCATCGCGATGCCGCACGACCGCGCTGCCCTCCTGGCGATCAAGGGCTTCCACGGCCGCGGCGCGGAGCGCTACTCGACCCGCTGGGTGGCGGCGATCCGCGAGGCCGCGGCACTGCCGGAGTCGGCGCTGCCACCCCGGACCCTGCGCGGCGACGGCCCGCCGGTCCCCCGTGCCTGGGCCGAGAAGGACCCCGTCGCGGCCCGACGCCTGGCCATCGCCCGTGACGCGATCACCGCCCTCGGCGAGAAGGTCAACACCCCCGTCGAGCAGCTGCTCACCCCTGACTTCCTCCGTCGCCTGCTGTGGACCCCGCCGCGCACGCGTCAGCCCGAGGAGCTGCTGGACGCCGTCGGCGAGCAGCTCGCGGCGTACGGCGCCCGGCCCTGGCAGGTCGAGCTGACCGCACCACTGCTGCGCGACGCGATCATCGCCGGCGACGTCGAACCGCCTGCCTGA
- a CDS encoding type II toxin-antitoxin system PemK/MazF family toxin gives MEPIYAPEADGGPDPGEVVWAWVPYEEDPTRGKDRPVVVLAREGDSWLALPMTSKDHDRDEAQEASVGRHWMDVGTGPWDHRGRPSEVRLDRLLRLPASAVRREGAALAPEVFAAVVAAAAPYLTPDAPV, from the coding sequence GTGGAGCCCATCTACGCACCCGAGGCAGACGGCGGGCCCGACCCGGGTGAGGTCGTCTGGGCCTGGGTCCCGTACGAGGAGGACCCGACACGCGGCAAGGACCGTCCGGTCGTCGTGCTGGCGCGCGAGGGTGACTCCTGGCTCGCGCTGCCGATGACGTCGAAGGACCACGACCGCGACGAGGCCCAGGAGGCCTCCGTCGGCCGGCACTGGATGGACGTCGGCACCGGGCCGTGGGACCACCGCGGCCGCCCGAGCGAGGTCCGGCTGGACCGTCTGCTCCGCCTGCCGGCCTCGGCCGTACGCCGGGAGGGTGCGGCGCTCGCCCCCGAGGTCTTCGCCGCGGTGGTCGCGGCGGCCGCGCCGTACCTCACACCTGACGCCCCTGTCTGA
- the hrpA gene encoding ATP-dependent RNA helicase HrpA, giving the protein MTLSITYPDLPVSARRDDIAAAIRDHQVVVVAGETGSGKTTQLPKICLELGRGQGGRDGKLIGHTQPRRIAARSVAERIAEELGTELGDVVGYQVRFTDRTSASSRVKLMTDGILLAEMQRDRKLEKYDTIIIDEAHERSLNIDFLLGYLKRLLPQRPDLKVIVTSATIDVERFAHHFADPRTGEPAPVVEVSGRTFPVEVRYRPLMAEDLDAEGEPVVRDQTEAIVAAVKELSAEGPGDILCFLPGEREIRDTADALAAALGVRKDDKRGLVEIVPLFSRLSAADQHKVFAPHTGRRIVLSTNVAETSLTVPGIKYVVDAGVARISRYSARTKVQRLPIEPISQASANQRSGRCGRVSEGIAIRLYSEEDFLGRPEFTDPEILRTNLASVILQMASLRLGDISRFPFVEKPDSRNVQAGVQLLEELGALSTAGSVSADGRQQGPRLTRLGQRLARLPLDPRLGRMILEAERLGCVREVLVIAAALSLQDPRERPGDDRPAEQARAAQLHARFKVEGSDFLAWLQLWNHLRTSQREMGSSAFRRMCRDEFLNYLRVREWQDFESQLRQVAKEMKVDIGRPADVPDADGIHQALLSGLLSHIGALEEREKKDVAKGKRPGPREYLGARGTRFAIFPGSSLKGSSPQFLMAGELVETGRLWARQNAAIKPEWAERLGGHLVKRSYSEPRWSRKRAAVTAYEKVTLYGVPLVADRPVNYGKIDPELSRELFIRHALVYGEWHTRHRFMAENKRLLEEAEELEHRARRRDIVVDEHTLFDFYDARVGKECVSGAHFDTWWKQARQRDPKLLTFDPSMLTHDTAGEVAASDFPTEWQGSEGGLTFSIGYHFEPGAKDDGLTIDVPLATLNRVEAEEFSWLVPGLREELVTSLIRSLPKQLRVSLVPAPNHARAFLDAVPPGEEPLLDALERHVRATVGVVVPRDAWDWSKVPDHLKPTYRVVDEKGREQGRGKDLEALKAPLRPKFAAAMAEVAEQSGISVTGQTGWTFDVIEKSFTQTRAGHEVRGFPALVDEGSTVGLQVYGSEDEQLARHRLGVRRLLQLELPDPTKKIVDGFGNLEKLALAGSPYPTVAELLEDCRAAVLQQHVDARPPVRTPEEYAALKAAAGGDLEARIRAVLDDVMRVLEATRTVDRLLSGRADMTTLPALTDMKAQLARLVHRGFVAEKGTAWLRRMPVQLMALQQRREKLEAQVTRDRQLMDTIGDLQEAYLHRLAALPDGRPPGEQLRQVGWMLEEYRVSLWAQQYGTAFPVSDARIRKALG; this is encoded by the coding sequence GTGACTCTCTCCATCACCTACCCGGACCTGCCGGTCAGTGCCCGCCGCGACGACATCGCGGCGGCGATCCGCGACCACCAGGTCGTCGTCGTCGCCGGCGAGACGGGTTCGGGCAAGACCACCCAGCTGCCGAAGATCTGCCTCGAGCTGGGGCGGGGGCAGGGCGGCCGCGACGGCAAGCTGATCGGCCACACCCAGCCGCGTCGCATCGCCGCGCGGTCGGTCGCGGAGCGCATCGCCGAGGAGCTCGGCACGGAGCTCGGAGACGTCGTCGGCTACCAGGTCCGCTTCACCGACCGCACCTCGGCGAGCAGCCGGGTCAAGCTCATGACCGACGGAATCCTGCTCGCGGAGATGCAGCGCGACCGCAAGCTGGAGAAGTACGACACGATCATCATCGATGAGGCGCACGAGCGGTCGCTCAACATCGACTTCCTGCTCGGCTACCTCAAGCGGCTGCTGCCGCAGCGCCCCGACCTCAAGGTCATCGTCACCTCCGCGACGATCGACGTGGAGCGGTTCGCCCACCACTTCGCCGACCCGCGCACGGGCGAGCCCGCCCCCGTGGTCGAGGTCTCCGGTCGCACCTTCCCGGTCGAGGTCCGCTACCGGCCGCTGATGGCGGAGGACCTCGACGCCGAGGGCGAGCCGGTCGTCCGGGACCAGACCGAGGCCATCGTCGCCGCCGTGAAGGAGCTCTCCGCCGAAGGCCCCGGCGACATCCTCTGCTTCCTGCCGGGCGAGCGGGAGATCCGCGACACCGCGGACGCGTTGGCCGCGGCGCTGGGTGTCCGGAAGGACGACAAGCGGGGCCTGGTCGAGATCGTCCCGCTCTTCTCGCGGCTCTCCGCGGCCGACCAGCACAAGGTCTTCGCACCGCACACGGGCCGCCGCATCGTCCTCTCCACGAACGTCGCCGAGACGTCCCTGACCGTCCCCGGCATCAAGTACGTCGTCGACGCCGGCGTCGCGCGCATCTCCCGCTACTCCGCCCGCACCAAGGTGCAGCGCCTGCCGATCGAGCCGATCAGCCAAGCCAGCGCCAACCAGCGGTCCGGTCGCTGCGGCCGCGTCTCCGAGGGCATCGCGATCCGGCTCTACTCCGAGGAGGACTTCCTCGGACGGCCGGAGTTCACCGACCCCGAGATCCTGCGCACGAACCTGGCCAGCGTCATCCTGCAGATGGCCTCGCTGCGCCTCGGTGACATCTCCCGCTTCCCGTTCGTGGAGAAGCCCGACTCGCGCAACGTGCAGGCGGGCGTGCAGCTGCTCGAGGAGCTGGGTGCGCTGTCCACGGCCGGTTCGGTCAGCGCCGACGGGCGCCAGCAGGGACCGCGGCTGACCCGCCTCGGGCAGCGGCTCGCGCGGCTGCCCCTGGACCCGCGCCTGGGCCGGATGATCCTCGAGGCCGAGCGGCTCGGCTGCGTGCGCGAGGTCCTCGTCATCGCGGCGGCCCTGTCCCTCCAGGACCCCCGGGAGCGTCCGGGTGACGACCGGCCGGCCGAGCAGGCGCGGGCGGCGCAGCTGCACGCCCGCTTCAAGGTCGAGGGCTCGGACTTCCTGGCCTGGCTGCAGCTCTGGAACCACCTCAGGACCTCGCAGCGCGAGATGGGCTCGTCGGCCTTCCGCCGGATGTGCCGCGACGAGTTCCTCAACTACCTCCGCGTCCGGGAGTGGCAGGACTTCGAGTCCCAGCTACGCCAGGTGGCCAAGGAGATGAAGGTCGACATCGGGCGTCCCGCCGACGTGCCCGACGCCGATGGCATCCACCAGGCGCTGCTCTCCGGCCTGCTCTCGCACATCGGCGCCCTGGAGGAGCGGGAGAAGAAGGACGTCGCCAAGGGCAAGCGGCCCGGCCCGCGGGAGTACCTCGGCGCGCGCGGCACCCGCTTCGCGATCTTCCCGGGCTCCTCGCTCAAGGGCTCCAGCCCGCAGTTCCTGATGGCCGGCGAGCTGGTCGAGACCGGTCGCCTCTGGGCCCGGCAGAACGCCGCGATCAAGCCCGAGTGGGCCGAGCGGCTCGGCGGCCACCTGGTCAAGCGCAGCTACTCCGAGCCGCGCTGGTCGCGGAAGCGGGCGGCCGTCACGGCGTACGAGAAGGTCACGCTGTACGGCGTCCCGCTGGTCGCCGACCGTCCCGTCAACTACGGGAAGATCGACCCCGAGCTGAGTCGCGAGCTCTTCATCCGGCACGCCCTCGTCTACGGCGAGTGGCACACCCGGCACCGCTTCATGGCCGAGAACAAGCGCCTGCTCGAGGAGGCCGAGGAGCTCGAGCACCGCGCCCGTCGCCGCGACATCGTGGTCGACGAGCACACCCTCTTCGACTTCTACGACGCACGCGTCGGCAAGGAGTGCGTCAGTGGCGCGCACTTCGACACGTGGTGGAAGCAGGCGCGCCAGCGCGACCCGAAGCTGCTCACCTTCGACCCGTCGATGCTCACCCACGACACGGCAGGGGAGGTCGCGGCGAGCGACTTCCCGACCGAGTGGCAGGGAAGCGAGGGCGGTCTCACCTTCAGCATCGGCTACCACTTCGAGCCCGGTGCGAAGGATGACGGCCTCACCATCGACGTGCCGCTCGCGACCCTGAACCGGGTCGAGGCCGAGGAGTTCTCCTGGCTGGTCCCGGGCCTGCGCGAGGAGCTCGTGACCTCCCTGATCCGCAGCCTGCCCAAGCAGCTCCGGGTGAGCCTGGTGCCGGCCCCGAACCACGCCCGCGCCTTCCTCGACGCCGTGCCGCCGGGTGAGGAGCCGCTGCTGGACGCCCTCGAGCGACACGTCCGCGCCACCGTCGGGGTCGTCGTGCCACGCGACGCCTGGGACTGGTCGAAGGTGCCCGACCACCTCAAGCCGACCTACCGCGTCGTCGACGAGAAGGGGCGCGAGCAGGGGCGTGGCAAGGACCTCGAGGCGCTCAAGGCGCCGCTGCGCCCGAAGTTCGCAGCCGCCATGGCCGAGGTCGCCGAGCAGTCCGGCATCAGCGTCACCGGGCAGACCGGCTGGACCTTCGACGTCATCGAGAAGTCCTTCACCCAGACGCGCGCCGGCCACGAGGTCCGCGGCTTCCCGGCGCTCGTCGACGAGGGCAGCACCGTCGGACTGCAGGTCTACGGTTCCGAGGACGAGCAGCTCGCCCGTCACCGCCTCGGCGTACGCCGCCTGCTGCAGCTCGAGCTGCCCGACCCGACGAAGAAGATCGTCGACGGCTTCGGCAACCTGGAGAAGCTCGCGCTGGCGGGCTCGCCGTACCCGACCGTCGCCGAGCTGCTCGAGGACTGCCGGGCCGCCGTGCTCCAGCAGCACGTCGACGCCCGGCCGCCCGTCCGCACCCCCGAGGAGTACGCCGCGCTGAAGGCCGCCGCGGGTGGCGACCTCGAGGCCCGCATCCGCGCCGTGCTCGACGACGTGATGCGGGTGCTGGAAGCAACGCGCACGGTCGACCGCCTCCTCTCGGGTAGGGCTGACATGACCACCCTGCCCGCGCTCACCGACATGAAGGCCCAGCTCGCGCGCCTCGTCCACAGGGGCTTCGTGGCGGAGAAGGGCACGGCCTGGCTGCGCCGGATGCCGGTGCAGCTGATGGCGCTCCAGCAGCGCCGCGAGAAGCTGGAGGCGCAGGTCACCCGCGACCGCCAGCTCATGGACACCATCGGCGACCTGCAGGAGGCCTACCTGCACCGGCTCGCGGCCCTGCCCGACGGCCGTCCGCCGGGGGAGCAGCTGCGCCAGGTCGGCTGGATGCTGGAGGAGTACCGCGTCTCCCTGTGGGCGCAGCAGTACGGCACGGCCTTCCCTGTCAGCGACGCGCGGATCAGGAAGGCGCTCGGATGA